The Shewanella sp. MTB7 genome includes a window with the following:
- a CDS encoding LPS-assembly lipoprotein LptE: MLIKRLCFATITITMALSILFSAGCGFKLQGNYSIPEQLRTLHLSSQDQYSELTRLVRERLRLQGIKLTKDVEDIPQLQILHDSLDRTTLSLYPTGNVAEYELTYQVTFAVTLPDQDSQQFDVDIHRDYLDDPRTALAKSREMEMLLKEMRIQAADQMIQTLATIEVK; this comes from the coding sequence ATGCTTATAAAACGCCTATGTTTCGCAACAATAACCATAACAATGGCATTGAGTATTTTGTTCAGTGCTGGTTGCGGCTTTAAACTGCAAGGGAATTATTCAATTCCTGAGCAATTAAGAACCCTACATCTGAGCAGTCAAGATCAATACAGTGAACTCACACGTCTAGTGCGTGAGCGTTTGCGCCTGCAAGGTATTAAATTAACCAAAGATGTCGAAGACATACCTCAGCTACAGATATTACATGACTCACTGGATAGAACGACGCTCTCTCTCTACCCTACGGGCAATGTAGCCGAATATGAGTTGACCTACCAAGTCACCTTTGCCGTCACACTTCCTGATCAAGACTCTCAACAATTCGATGTTGATATTCATCGTGACTATCTGGACGATCCTCGAACCGCTCTAGCAAAGAGTCGTGAAATGGAGATGTTGTTAAAAGAGATGCGTATTCAAGCAGCAGATCAGATGATCCAGACGCTTGCCACTATTGAAGTCAAGTGA